TCGCGATCACCTTCAACCCTGAGGAACGCGCGGACGAGATGAAGCGCTACGGTGGCTTCATCCCGAGCATCCGCCCCGGCCGGCCCACCGCTGAATACCTTCAGTACGTGCTGAACCGGATCACCCTTCCCGGATCCATCTATCTGGGCGTGGTGGCGATCTTGCCCAACCTGCTGCTGAGTTTGACCGGCCCGGCCGGCACCTCGCAGAACCTGCCGTTCGGTGGCACCGCCGTACTCATCCTCGTCGGTGTGTCGCTGGAGACGGTGAAGCAGATTGAGAGCCAGCTTCAGCAACGCAACTACGAAGGGTTCCTCCGCTAATGCGCATCGTCTTGCTTGGGCCGCCCGGAGCGGGCAAGGGCACGCAGGCTGCCATCCTCGCCGACCGTCTCGGCGTACCGCAGATCTCGACTGGCGACATCTTCCGCGCCAACGTAGGGGCCGGCACCGAGCTCGGCGTACTTGCCAAGAAGTACATGGACGCGGGCGACCTGGTTCCTGACGAGGTCACTGTGGCCATGGTCAAAGACCGGCTCGCGCAGCCGGATGCCGAGCCCGGCTACCTGCTCGATGGGTTCCCGCGCACTGTCGCGCAGGCCGAGCAGCTGGCCGCCTTCGGTGAGCAGCGCGGCGAGCCGCTGGACTGCGTGCTGGAGATCCAGGTCGCGCCCGAACACATCGTGCAGCGGCTGTCGCAGCGCGTGACGATGGTCGACGGCAAGGCTGTGCAGCGCGACGACGACAAGCCCGAGACGGTGCGTCACCGCCTGAAGGTGTACGCCGAGCAGACCGCTCCGCTGGTCGACTACTACAGCGAGCGTGGCACGCTGCGCACCATCGATGGCATCGGCGAGGTGCCCGAGGTGACCGACCGTGCACTCGACGCGCTCGGCGTCGCGCGGTAGCGATGCCGATCGGCTCGCTCATCCGGCGCGCCCGCAGACGCATGATCGAGATCAAGACCGACGAGCAGCTTGCCCTGATGCGGGCGGCCGGGCTCGTCGTCGCCTCGGCGCTCGATGAGGTTCAGGCACGGGTTGCTCCCGGCGTGTCGACCGCGGAGCTGGACGCGATCGCCGAGCAGGTGATCCGTGACCACGGCGCCGTACCGTCGTTCCTGGGCTATCACGGCTTTACCGGCTCGATCTGCGCGTCGGTGGGAGCCGAAGTGGTGCATGGCATCCCGCGTCCGGACCGGGTGCTTGCCGAGGGTGAGCTGATCTCGGTCGACTGCGGCGCGATCCTCGATGACTGGCACGGGGACTCGGCGCGCACTCTGCCGGTCGGCGAGATCACCGACGCCCAGCGGGCTCTGCTGACGGTCACCGAGAACAGCATGTGGGCCGGCATCGCCGCGGGTGCCGCTGGTGGCCGGCTCAGCGACATCTCGCACGCCGTCGAGTCCTCGATCGAGGCGGCCGCCGCTCGCGACGGTGTCGACTACGGCATCGTGGAGATGTACGGCGGCCACGGGATCGGCACCGCGATGCACCAGGACCCGCACATCCTCAACTACGGCAAGCCCGGCCGCGGTCCCCGGCTGGAGCCCGGCATGGCACTGGCGATCGAGCCGATGGTGACCCTGGGCTCGGCCGAGGTTGACGAGCTAGCCGATGGGTGGACGGTCGTCACCCGCGACGGCTCCGATGCGGCTCACTTCGAGCACACCTACGCGATCACCACGACCGGGCCCTGGGTGCTGACGGCACGTGACGGGGGAGCGGCCGGTCTCGCGCCGTACGGCGTACACCTCAGCGAGCTCGCCTCGTAACTGGCGGGCTCTCTGGGGTAAGAAATCACGCCTCGAGGATGCGAGCGCGGACGGCCGTCGTGATCGTGCGTTGATTGCGGTCACTAGGGTGGGGAAGTGACGTTTGCCGATGCCGTACTCATCATGCTGGCAGGGCTCGGCGCGGGAACGATCAACACCATCGTCGGATCAGGATCGCTGATCACCTTCCCGACCCTGCTGCTGCTCGGCTTCCCGCCGATCACCGCCAACGTCTCCAACAACATCGGAATGGTCGCCGGTGGCCTCAGCGGGTCGTGGGGCTATCGCTCTGAGCTCACCGGCGCCCGCTCGATGCTGCTGCGCCTGGCACCCATGTCGTTGATCGGCGGTGTAACGGGCGCGCTGCTGCTGCTCGTGCTGCCCGCCGAAGCGTTCTCGGCGATCGTGCCCGTGCTGATCGGGTTCGGTCTGTTGATGGTGATCTTCGGTCCTCGCCTGCAAGCCTGGGCGGCCCGGCGACACCACGAGACCGGGACCCGGCCGCGCTGGCAGCAGCCGGTGCTGCAGGGCGGCGTACTCGTCACCGGGGCGTACGGCGGCTACTTCGGCGCCGCGCAAGGCGTGATCTTGAT
The nucleotide sequence above comes from Epidermidibacterium keratini. Encoded proteins:
- a CDS encoding adenylate kinase, whose amino-acid sequence is MRIVLLGPPGAGKGTQAAILADRLGVPQISTGDIFRANVGAGTELGVLAKKYMDAGDLVPDEVTVAMVKDRLAQPDAEPGYLLDGFPRTVAQAEQLAAFGEQRGEPLDCVLEIQVAPEHIVQRLSQRVTMVDGKAVQRDDDKPETVRHRLKVYAEQTAPLVDYYSERGTLRTIDGIGEVPEVTDRALDALGVAR
- a CDS encoding sulfite exporter TauE/SafE family protein — its product is MTFADAVLIMLAGLGAGTINTIVGSGSLITFPTLLLLGFPPITANVSNNIGMVAGGLSGSWGYRSELTGARSMLLRLAPMSLIGGVTGALLLLVLPAEAFSAIVPVLIGFGLLMVIFGPRLQAWAARRHHETGTRPRWQQPVLQGGVLVTGAYGGYFGAAQGVILMGLLGTLAAGSLQKLNAIKNILALIVNAVAAVVFLIFAREQINWLLVLLISAGALLGGFVGASVGKRLAPNVLRAVIIVVGIVGIVKIVWFP
- the map gene encoding type I methionyl aminopeptidase — its product is MIEIKTDEQLALMRAAGLVVASALDEVQARVAPGVSTAELDAIAEQVIRDHGAVPSFLGYHGFTGSICASVGAEVVHGIPRPDRVLAEGELISVDCGAILDDWHGDSARTLPVGEITDAQRALLTVTENSMWAGIAAGAAGGRLSDISHAVESSIEAAAARDGVDYGIVEMYGGHGIGTAMHQDPHILNYGKPGRGPRLEPGMALAIEPMVTLGSAEVDELADGWTVVTRDGSDAAHFEHTYAITTTGPWVLTARDGGAAGLAPYGVHLSELAS